The genomic interval GTTGGCCAACGGCCGATGCACATGGAAATTAATCAGTCGAGTGACTGTGCCATCGGAAGAAGTAATTTTTATTTCTACGAGGTTATTTGCAGGATTTAGAGGAAGATGGCCTGTCGAAGTCCATTGCCCAAGATTTTTCCAACTATCTCCATTCATTTGATATTGTATTGTTGCATTTTCATCGACGGTCTTGATTGCGAAATAGTACGTTAAAATCGAACTTCTGGGAATGTAGACATCATAATCGTTAATCGTGTTCGAAAGAGATGGGGTATGCGGATATGTAAATTCAACCCTGTCCACATCCACATTATTGCTCCCAGCCGCCCTAACATAATGACTCAAAGATGCTGGAAGCAGTATGCTAACTACTAACAAGATTAGGCCTATTTTTCTTAACATTAAATGAATTCCCCTTTGCTATTCACTTATTTTTCCCTAACGAAAACCACATCTAGCAAACTATGTTTATTATATCATATAGACATGACTTATGTAGTTCGATGAATTAAGTGGGAATTGTGAGAATCTATGCTTGAATAAACCGACCACCTGGTTACGCATAGGCTACTAATGCCTCCGTAGCGAACACGAATTCCATATGCGCATGCTGATATGCCTCCGAAGTGGGATGGTATTTCCCGAAAGCAAGGTCTTGCTTGGCCATACGAAAAAACACTTCAATGCGCCACTTTTTCCCATAGACTTCGAACGCCTTTTCGGGCACATCGTGGCGGTTGCTAATGATGAGATAGGCTCCCTTGTACGTTGCAGGGCTGTATTCATTGTCCTTTATGCCAACACTCGATTCTTCATCTTCTTTCAAGCGAACAGTGACGACCGCGGCAATAGGGACACGCTTATCTTTCGAGATCGCTTGCCCTTTCTTGAAGGACAACCAGATTCATACACCAGCGATACGTTTTGGATGAAGAGTCGAACAACCAGCATAAGAAAGGCAATTTTTTGGCGTAGGGATGGGCAATAAGCGTATCATCCAAGTTTATGACGTCACCTGGTTTTAGTGCCGTAACGCTAACTTCTTGAAGCCTTGCCGCACGTTTATGACCAAACGTTCTCCATGCAAACGAAGTTGTGAAAAATCGACTAAGTGTATACTGCGCAAGCTTATAGGGTTTGAACATGGTCGCAAGTAGAGCGTCCTTACTGGTTAACAAAGCCATTTGGTTCACAGACGAGTGGTTTTCCATCTGTTGGTATGAACTGCATAAGTCATGTGATTTTTTCTACAGGATCTTTCTATACCGTTCATCAAATTAACCACCTGCTCTGAACATTTAATAAAAATGATCAAAGAGCCGCAACCATTAAAGAAAGCCGAGCGAAATCAGTTTATGGTTAACTGAATATCGTCGGCTTAGCAGTAAGCTTATTAAGGTGATAAGATAGCTGAAAATGAGTCCACACCTTTTAGATTTGCACACTACGTTAATACAATGATGTCGTTCCCTCTGTCTCTTCTATCCTTTAGTCGCGCCTGCCGTCAGACCGTCAACAAAGTGCCTCTGCAAATACATGAACAGCAGCGTAATCATCGTTAGGCAGAATCAGCCCGGCGCTTGCCGCCTTGCCCAGATGGTCCTGGAAAGTCGTAATGACGTCTGCCGAAAGGCCAGCTGGACCGTCCAGCTCGAATTTTCCGATTTGATCCATCGTTCCAAGCTCCTGCATCTTCACTTCGACGCCGTATAGTTCCGTAAATTCCTTGATGATGGCATCCACAAAAGGCCGGGCTTCTTTGCTCTCCCATACCAGCAAGCTCGCGCCGGTCTCCGGTACAAGCTCCGTATCGAGCTTCTCAAACGCCAGATCGAACTGGCTTTGTACACGCCCGCTCCAGACTAGCACGCGGCTGCGGCGAGCAGCGATAGCGTTAAGAAAGACAATGGTAGTTTTTTTACGACGCGAGTCAGTGTTTTACCCCGTATTCATATCGATTGACTTAGCATCCAACTTAGGACTTCATAATGCAACGTCTTGTTGCTGTCGGCGACGAACCTCCGCTTCGGGACGTCCGCCCCCTCCGGGCCTGCTTCCCTTAGACCAGAGTGCTCTGAGACGTGAAAAGCAAATCCCGTATTTCTCGGCAGGAAAAGCCGCCTTCGGTAGGAGCGAGGTCCGGACTTCTCCAGTTCCGCCCCCGCATATACTCTCGCCGTTGCCGAGGTATCGTCTGGTACGACAACTTCCAACTCCACTTCGACCTTTTCGGATAGTTCCGGCACGATCCTGATTATTGTCAATGCGTTCAGCCCATGTCCGCTGTATGCGATCTCACAATCCCCCGTCTTGACTGCCCGGATCAAGCCTGTCGGATCGACCGCCGCTGCGCCTTCGGGCGTTACGCGAAAGCTTGCGTCCAGGTCGACCGAAACTAAACCGCTTTCATATGAGACAAGCGGGTATACCCATGCCTCGGCTCCCTCGATCCCGGCGATAGGATCACCGGTCAACTCGGCTGAGACGGGCGATCCTTTGTCTCCGAAGAAGAAGACAAGCGGCGCGTATACCCTCTGCTCCCAAGCTGCCTCGTTATGCTCTGCCATCGGTTCGTAGCAGAACACGAGGTCGTCTCCAGACCGGTAGCCTAGCTTCAAGAAATGCTCCACCATGTGCCTGACGTGATCGACACGCACAGTCAAGCCTTCCATGCCGCCAGCATCTATCCATAATTGAAACGGTCCTTTTCCATCGAAAGTCTGAACGATGGGCAGATGCGTCATCGTCTCCTCATTGTATTGGGCAAAATAAGGCGAAACCATGGCCAGCTTGCCAAAAACGTCGGAACGGCGGAACCCGATATGGTAAGTCGCGAGCCCGCCTCTGGACGAACCCATCAGTGCGGTGTGGCGGCTCTCATGCTTCGTCCGGTAAGTACGGTCGATGTAGGGTTTAACTTCCTCCGTCAGGAAACGTTCATAGAACTCTCCCCGGCAAGGGTAGTCGAGCTCCTCCGCGAACGAGCCTTGATGCGCGAACTCGCTGTTTCGCTCCAGCCCCATATTCGAAACCGCCACGACGATCAATTTTTCGATGCGTCCTTCCGCAATCAGACGGTCGCATACGCGGTGCAGGTTCCATGACTGCCCGTTAAATGCTTCATGGAATACGTTCTGCCCGTCATGGACGTAAAGTACCGGATACGTCCTGTCCGCTTCCTGCCCGTAGCCGGGCGGCAAATAAACGAAAATGTCCCTTTCGTTGCGCATAATTTCCGATCGGAAATTCGCGATGGATTCCACTCGCGAAGGCTGCGTCATTCAAATCTCCTCCTCTCTTCCCATATCGGGCCTTATGTCTATCCAATTATGAACCGTGTAAACGACTCTTTTGTCCTCGTCCGTGACAAGCCTTCTGTAAGGCATCCGCCCGAAATCCCGATCGACCTCTTCCTTATCGTAGCCCCGGGTGATGAGAAAATCGAACGTTAATCCTCTAGGCAAACTGACCGTTCCGCCATACAATCCTTTGCCGAGCTTCGGAACGCCGAACGTCGCATAAATCTCGGCATCTTCCGGCGTTGTATCCGGCACGAGAATTTCAAGCTCGACGACGACGGTCTCAGATAGCCGTTCCACGACAGTATACATTCTGGCCGCTTCTTGGCCACCATAGCGGCAGACGATCGTCGCAGTGCCGGGTTTCCGTGGAAGCAGCCTTCCGTCTGGCGAAATCCCGAGGACATCCGGATTATCCGTCTGGTAATCGGCTCTGAGCAAACTGAAGCGTATGCCGTTGTGAAGAGCGGCAACCGCATTAACGACCACTAAAGGCCCGTCGACACCGACGATACCGTCCCCTTCAAGCGCGAGAACCGACACATCGGCGGCTTCGCCAAAGAAGTGCAGCAGCGGCATGTGCGCCCGGCGGCTCCAGTCCCATTCGGAATGCGCGGCTTCCATGTCCAGATAATAATAAAGCTCCTCACCTTGCTTCCAGCCAGCTTGCTGCATATTCTCCGCGACGCTCCGCACGTGGGATGGCATGAAGAACCCCTCCGCCCCACCTATGTCCATCCATATTTTCTGCCCATCGTTATAAGGATACAGCCGATACTGCGGCGTTTCCTCCAGCGTGCCGGGATCTACCTGGACGAAAAAAGGCGACAGGATGCCAAGCATTCCGAATACGTCCGGACGGCGAAGCCCGATGTTGTACGTTGCAATGCCGGCCGCCGAGGAGCCCATTAACGCCGTATGATCCGCATCCGGCAGTGTCCTGAATGCGCGATCTACAATTGGCTTCAGCTCTTCGATTAGAAAATGCTCGTAAAGCTCGCCGACGCAGCGAATAGGATACGCGCACAGGTCGTGGAAATATTCACTGGTTCCGTCCTCGTACTTATGTTCGACCGCTACGATAATAATTGGCCGAATCAGCCCTTCCGCCAATAGTCGGTCCGCTACGCGGTGCATACCCCAGGACTCTCCAGAAGGCTTGCTCGGCTCGAATACGTGCTGGCCCACGTGCATGTACAACACGGGATACCTTACGGACGGATCATCGTCATAGCCCACAGGCAAATAAATGTAGATGTCTCTTTCATTTCCCAGCCGGGATGCGTGCACCCCGGGTAATACGATTAGCTTCGATTGAGCCGAATTTTCCATATTGCATAGCCCCTTCTGAGAACTTCATTCTTCAAGTTTCAACTTAACCGGTTAAGTGGCTTCAGTATAGGGCGTTTCCCGTGGCTTGTCAACGGCAAGTTTGACATCCTTCCAAGTTCGGACTTATGATTATCTAAACTTTTGATCCTAACGAGGCGGTTACTGATACGATGAAAAAAACGACACTTCGCGACGTAGCCAAAGAAGCCGGCGTCTCCGTCGCCACCGTAAGCTATGTCCTTAATTACGTGAGCACCCAGACGATTCCAGAAGAGACGCGGCAGCGGGTCTTTACGGCAGCGAGCAAGCTTCATTACGTTCAAAATTTGACGGCGAAGTCGCTCTCACTGGGTAAAACCAACGTCCTCGGCGTGCTGTTCGTCAGCACCGGAGACGCCCGCATTCCAAAGCCGGTCAGCTACGGAGCTTTCCTTGACGGATTAGAGCGCCGATGCCGGGAGAAGAGCTATCATCTCCTTGTATCCCAAATTGATCCGGCCAAACCCAATTTCGAGATCATTGCCGAGCGCAAGCTGGATGGCGTCTTTCTGATTGACGCTATGGCCCAATCCTTCCATGCGATATCGAGGAATCTGCAATACGGCTCGCCGTTGGTTATCGTGGACAGCTTGATCGACGATTCCTTGTTCCGGCAAGTCAATCCTGATTTCCAACGATTGTTCAGTGATCTGAACTCGTCATTGCCGGCCGGACAGCCTTATGCACTCATTCACGAACACATGTCGAACGAGCGGTATCACGAAATCATTCGATCCGCCTCGGGATTGGACGAATCGCTCGTATTTGCGACCACCAGCGACGAAGAGTCGCTCAAGCAATTTATCCAGCAGCACGAGAACAAGCCTCTCGTCGTCTTCAACGAATTTTTGGCCTTGCAGGTACTGAAGTACCTAAGCCCGGAGAACCTTGTCGTCGTCTGCACCTCGGAATGCCCGGAACTCCTTCCCGAGCAGGTCACAAAGTTCGTTTTCACTCGTTCCAAGTCCGAGGTCGCTTTCGGCTTGATGAGCGCGCTACTGCACACTCCTTTCGGCACTTCCGAGGATCAGTACATCTCTCTGAGCAAGAAGGATTAAACGGCTGGGGCTCGTCATGAACCTATGAGACATAGAGGATGAACAGATCCATAGAACGAGTAGCTCGCTGTATCTTTAAGACGGATTTCGCTAACCATGCGCATTTCCTCGCGGAAGAACAGTTTGACATCGAACCCCATGATTACGTCCATTGGTTCAATTTCCATAAACCACGGGACACTAGATTATTTTATTAAATGACATGGTTATCTTTAATACGTTTGCAGATGATGAATTCTAATATGTTGTGACATGAAGTTAATCCACCAGTTGAACATATACATTTTTCAATTAGACTTATAATTGAAAAATAGAGTTGCACCTAGTCAATTTACAGGAATTCTAAAGGTACCTTAATTAAATAATCTAAAAGAAATGCTCGCCTTTGAATTAGGCGAGCATTTCTTTCTTTAAAAAAAGCTTAGTAATATTCAGAATTTCTTCAGAAAGTTCCTAGTCAGTAACTAAGCATTCTTCTCTATACTGATATTGTCGGGCGACCTCTACACTATTTATGTCTGCCTTTTTCAATTGTTGCTAGCCTCTTTCATGAACGCATGTTTATGCCATTATCACATACATTTCATAAATTGGCTGTCATTCCCTTTGCAGCAACAAAATTTTATTTTTTCAAAGTGCTCATTCTTATCAAAATATTGATCTTGTATAAACACGTGTTTATGTTATACTTTGCTCAACATAAGTTATTCCTGCCAGCGAGAAAACATCCGAACAAAGGACGGGGTTTCGATGAGGCTTGGAGGTCAGGTTTTTCTAGAAAATAAAAATCCTGAAAGTTGGTCAAATGCACTTATACAAGCGGGCTTCCGCGCAACAACCTGCCCCATAGACGGCAATGAAGATATTAGCGAGCTGGATGATTACTTAGCCGCAGCAGCAAAACATGATATTCTGATTTCCGAGGTCGGCGCATGGAGCAACCCCATTAGCCGAAATGAGGAAACAAGGCGCAAAGCGATTGCATACTGCATGCAGCGTCTGGAACTTGCAGAACGGATGGCTGCGCAGTGCTGCGTAAACATTGCCGGGTCACGCGGCGAACAATGGGACGGACCTGATCTAGACAATTTCAGCGATGAAACCTTTGAGCTCATTGTAGAGACGACACGTGAAATTATCGATGCGGTTAAACCAGAGAGAACCGTATTTGCCTTGGAAATGATGCCGTGGGTATTCCCAGATTCGGCTGACTCCTATCTTTCCTTGATCAAAGCGATCGATCGCAAAGGCTTTGGCGTACACTTCGATCCCGTCAATATCATTAGCAGCCCTCGGGCCTATTACCAAAATGGCGAGATCATCCGTGATTTTTTTACAAAGCTTGGGCCATATATTCGGAATTGCCATGCGAAGGATATTTTGCTGCGCGGCCAATTGACCGTTCATATGGATGAGGTCATCCCAGGTCAAGGTGTGCTTGATTACCGGACATTTCTTACCGAGCTGAACAAGCTGCACCCGGATACGACGCTCATTATCGAGCACCTATCCACCAATGAGCAGTATCAGCAAGCTCGGGAGTACATATGCAAGACGGCTTCAGAGCTTAATATATCGCTGTAAAGGAGATCGGCATAATGAATCACGAACAACTCCTAGAGGAATTGAAGCGCGAGGAAGAGGAGCTGCAATTCGACTCCTTCACGAACGAAACCGCGCTGCATGTCGGACTTGGGCTCATTGAGCAGGCCAAATCGGAGAACAAGTCGGTAATGATTGATATTCGAAAAGGCGAACAACAGCTGTTTCACTATGCTTTTCCGGGCACCTCGGCAGACAATGATGATTGGGTCATGCGAAAAGCACGCGTCGTCAATCGTTTTGGAGTCAGCTCCTATCGTATGGAAATCGAGTTGCGCGCTGCCGGTACAACGCTTGCCGAGCGTTTTTCGTTATCCCCTTCGCTCTATGCTCCTTATAACGGAGCGTATCCCATCTACGCTCGAGGGTTCGGGGTAATCGGAACCATTGCTGTATCCGGATTGCCGGATGATCAAGATCATAAGCTGATCACTTCTGTGCTCCGAAATATACTTAAACGAGCCTAAATGTAGGTTCCAATAGAAAAAAGGCAGCAGCGAAAGGATTTCTCCTCTAGCTGCTGCCTTTTCCATCGTATCCAAGCATGAATGATTATGCGTTATAAAATGCTTCTAATTCGCTAACGACCGCTGCAAGCGATCCGTCTACGCGAGTCTGACGCTGTTCTTTGCTGAACAGCGAAGCGATTTGCTCAGGGAATTGCTGCTCGATGCCGCAAAGCTCGATGGCTTCGTTGAACTTAGCCGGATGAGCCGTCGCAAGCGAGATCGTGATTCCTTGTTCATTGCTGTATTTGTCAGCCGCAGCGACGCCGCAAGCTGAATGCGGATCAAGCAGGTAGCCGTTTTCCGCTTCATATTTCTTAATCGTGCTCAGGCACTCTTGGCCTTGTACGCCATGCGCGCCAAACTCGGCTTGCACTCTGCTCAGCGCATCGCCGGCAATGACGATTTGTCCTTCGGCTTTGAACTGATCCATCAGACTGCGAATTTGAGCAGCATCCTCGCCAAGCACATAATACAAGTAACGCTCAAAGTTGCTGGCTACTTGAATGTCCATCGATGGGCTGTACGTGCTGCGGAAGTCGCCCGGCTTGTACACGCCCTCAAGAATAAAGCGCTCCAAAATATTGTTCTCATTCGTAGCTAGAATGAGCTTGCCTACAGGAAGTCCCATACGCTTCGCTAGGTAACCTGCAAAAATATCACCGAAGTTGCCTGTCGGTACGCTAAAGTTAACCTGCTTCGCATCCGTCTGCTTCGCCACTTGGAAGTAGGCATAGAAATAGTAAACCGTCTGCGCCAAGATTCGAACAAAGTTGATGGAGTTGATCGCCGCAAGCTGATTGTTAGCTTTAAAATCAAGGTCAGCGAACAAATCCTTAATCATGCGCTGGCAATCGTCGAAGTTGCCATCTACAGATAGATTCAGTACATTGTCGTCCTGAACCGTCGTCATTTGCAGCTCTTGTACTTTACTTACTTTGCCATGTGGATGTAGAATACAAATCTTGATGCCGTCTTTGCCTTTAACGCCCTCGATTGCTGAAGCTCCTGTATCGCCGGAAGTAGCACCGAGTATATGAATTTTTTTATTTTGCTTCGCTGCAACATACGTATAAAGCTGGCCCATGAACTGAAGCGCGATATCTTTAAATGCAAAGGTAGGACCGTGGAACAGCTCCAGCAAATAAAGATCATCCTTCAGCTTGCGGACAGGCGTTACTTCCGGGTCACGGAAAGTAGCATAGCTCGCGTACACCATATCCTTCAAATCCTGTGCTGGAATCTCATCATTCGTAAAATATGAGAATATAGCAAGTACAAGCTCTTGATAGTTAAGATTCTGCCATTCCTTTAATGTTTCAGCTGAAATAACTGGAATTTCGCTCGGAACAAGCAGTCCTCCATCGTTGCCTAAGCCCATCATAAACGCATCGATAAACCCTATTTTGCCAACATTTCCTCTTGTACTAATGTACTCCATCTGTAAATAGCCTCCTACATGCGCACAATTATCGTCAAATTTCGTTATCTAAATCATATCATCGTTTTCCATAATAATCGATTGTTTTCACAACAGTATATCATTTTTATCGTCTAACAAGCTAAAACGCATTCGGCGTTCTTTAGAAAAAAAATATACTGCCTTATATTTAAATAAACGAAAGACATCCCTTATTTTGGGATGTCTCGCGTTAAACCTGCTATTTGACGAAGTTTGCTACAATCGATGCAATCTCGGCGCGTGTAATCTTTTCCTTTGGCCTGATTGAACCATCCTCATAACCTTTAATGATACCCGCTTCCGTTAATGCTGCTATCGCTTCTTTGGCCCAGCTGGACACGCTGGGCTCATCCGCAAAGGATGGTTTTGCCGCTCCGGAGGCAACGATCATTTGATCTTTAACCGCTCTATACAAAATAACGAATGCTTCCTCTCTCGTCATTTCCTGATTCGGCTTGAAACTGCCATCATCAAAGCCAGTTATAATTCCAGCAGCATGTAAACCATTCACATATTTACTATACCAAGCTGTCGGTGTAATATCTCCGAAGCCAGGTTCGCTGCTTTCTGCATTTAAGCCCAACAATCTGTAAATAACAGCTGAAAATTCCGCTCTGCTCATTTCCTGATTAGGCTTAAAGCTGCCATCTGGAAAA from Paenibacillus sp. FSL K6-3182 carries:
- a CDS encoding extracellular solute-binding protein; this translates as MLVWSGRVQSQFDLAFEKLDTELVPETGASLLVWESKEARPFVDAIIKEFTELYGVEVKMQELGTMDQIGKFELDGPAGLSADVITTFQDHLGKAASAGLILPNDDYAAVHVFAEALC
- a CDS encoding alpha/beta hydrolase-fold protein, encoding MTQPSRVESIANFRSEIMRNERDIFVYLPPGYGQEADRTYPVLYVHDGQNVFHEAFNGQSWNLHRVCDRLIAEGRIEKLIVVAVSNMGLERNSEFAHQGSFAEELDYPCRGEFYERFLTEEVKPYIDRTYRTKHESRHTALMGSSRGGLATYHIGFRRSDVFGKLAMVSPYFAQYNEETMTHLPIVQTFDGKGPFQLWIDAGGMEGLTVRVDHVRHMVEHFLKLGYRSGDDLVFCYEPMAEHNEAAWEQRVYAPLVFFFGDKGSPVSAELTGDPIAGIEGAEAWVYPLVSYESGLVSVDLDASFRVTPEGAAAVDPTGLIRAVKTGDCEIAYSGHGLNALTIIRIVPELSEKVEVELEVVVPDDTSATARVYAGAELEKSGPRSYRRRLFLPRNTGFAFHVSEHSGLREAGPEGADVPKRRFVADSNKTLHYEVLSWMLSQSI
- a CDS encoding alpha/beta hydrolase-fold protein, with the translated sequence MENSAQSKLIVLPGVHASRLGNERDIYIYLPVGYDDDPSVRYPVLYMHVGQHVFEPSKPSGESWGMHRVADRLLAEGLIRPIIIVAVEHKYEDGTSEYFHDLCAYPIRCVGELYEHFLIEELKPIVDRAFRTLPDADHTALMGSSAAGIATYNIGLRRPDVFGMLGILSPFFVQVDPGTLEETPQYRLYPYNDGQKIWMDIGGAEGFFMPSHVRSVAENMQQAGWKQGEELYYYLDMEAAHSEWDWSRRAHMPLLHFFGEAADVSVLALEGDGIVGVDGPLVVVNAVAALHNGIRFSLLRADYQTDNPDVLGISPDGRLLPRKPGTATIVCRYGGQEAARMYTVVERLSETVVVELEILVPDTTPEDAEIYATFGVPKLGKGLYGGTVSLPRGLTFDFLITRGYDKEEVDRDFGRMPYRRLVTDEDKRVVYTVHNWIDIRPDMGREEEI
- a CDS encoding LacI family DNA-binding transcriptional regulator, whose amino-acid sequence is MKKTTLRDVAKEAGVSVATVSYVLNYVSTQTIPEETRQRVFTAASKLHYVQNLTAKSLSLGKTNVLGVLFVSTGDARIPKPVSYGAFLDGLERRCREKSYHLLVSQIDPAKPNFEIIAERKLDGVFLIDAMAQSFHAISRNLQYGSPLVIVDSLIDDSLFRQVNPDFQRLFSDLNSSLPAGQPYALIHEHMSNERYHEIIRSASGLDESLVFATTSDEESLKQFIQQHENKPLVVFNEFLALQVLKYLSPENLVVVCTSECPELLPEQVTKFVFTRSKSEVAFGLMSALLHTPFGTSEDQYISLSKKD
- a CDS encoding sugar phosphate isomerase/epimerase family protein yields the protein MRLGGQVFLENKNPESWSNALIQAGFRATTCPIDGNEDISELDDYLAAAAKHDILISEVGAWSNPISRNEETRRKAIAYCMQRLELAERMAAQCCVNIAGSRGEQWDGPDLDNFSDETFELIVETTREIIDAVKPERTVFALEMMPWVFPDSADSYLSLIKAIDRKGFGVHFDPVNIISSPRAYYQNGEIIRDFFTKLGPYIRNCHAKDILLRGQLTVHMDEVIPGQGVLDYRTFLTELNKLHPDTTLIIEHLSTNEQYQQAREYICKTASELNISL
- a CDS encoding heme-degrading domain-containing protein, with the translated sequence MNHEQLLEELKREEEELQFDSFTNETALHVGLGLIEQAKSENKSVMIDIRKGEQQLFHYAFPGTSADNDDWVMRKARVVNRFGVSSYRMEIELRAAGTTLAERFSLSPSLYAPYNGAYPIYARGFGVIGTIAVSGLPDDQDHKLITSVLRNILKRA
- the thrC gene encoding threonine synthase, with product MEYISTRGNVGKIGFIDAFMMGLGNDGGLLVPSEIPVISAETLKEWQNLNYQELVLAIFSYFTNDEIPAQDLKDMVYASYATFRDPEVTPVRKLKDDLYLLELFHGPTFAFKDIALQFMGQLYTYVAAKQNKKIHILGATSGDTGASAIEGVKGKDGIKICILHPHGKVSKVQELQMTTVQDDNVLNLSVDGNFDDCQRMIKDLFADLDFKANNQLAAINSINFVRILAQTVYYFYAYFQVAKQTDAKQVNFSVPTGNFGDIFAGYLAKRMGLPVGKLILATNENNILERFILEGVYKPGDFRSTYSPSMDIQVASNFERYLYYVLGEDAAQIRSLMDQFKAEGQIVIAGDALSRVQAEFGAHGVQGQECLSTIKKYEAENGYLLDPHSACGVAAADKYSNEQGITISLATAHPAKFNEAIELCGIEQQFPEQIASLFSKEQRQTRVDGSLAAVVSELEAFYNA